The window GGAACAGGCCGGGCATCGGATGGCCTCGCAAGTGGCACAGGCAAGCTACGGGACGATTGCCTGGACGCTAGGCGCGCGGCGATTGAGAAAACCTTTCCAGAACCAGTGAATGTCACTGGTATCGCTGCGAAAATCGGCAGAATCGCGAGTTCTCCGCCAACATGGTAAAATGCAGTTAAAACTGAATACAGAATGTGGTGATTGCGTTTGCAGAAGTCCGAGATGGCTTCGCATCTCAGCCCCCAGCTGTGCAGGCTATGGCCGCGCTACTGGAGGCCGGGCAGCACCGCGGCATATTTCGCAGCCAGCGACGGACCAATTTCCCGGATGGTGGCGACCGCAGCAATCGAAATCAGAAATGCGATGAAGCCGTATTCCAGCGCGGTCGCGCCGCGGCGATCGCGCAGGAAGTCGAGGACCAGGGCCGAAAAGCGTTCCATAGCCCAATATTGGCGCAAAACTCCGGACGATTGGTTAATCCGAAGCGCGAAACAGGTTGGCTTGCCCTCGCCTGATCTTGAGCCCGCCGGCTAGAAGGCGAGCTCCGGAAAGACCGGCTCGACCTTGCCGCTCCAGGCGCCCTGCTCACGAACCGCCAGGCGCTCGGCGAGCGTGCGGCCGCTCTGGGCAATCGCGACGATCGGATCGAGATACTGCGTCTCGTCGCGGCCCTGTGCGTCGAGACGGGCCCGGCGGGCGAGGCCCGCGCGCGACAATTCCACGACCTCGCGGGCGAGTTCACGCAAGGCGCGGGTCCCGATTCGAGCATTGAGCCCAGCCTTCGGCACGGTGTCGCGCAGCTGCTGGCGCTCCTGCGCGCTCCAGCGCTTGACCAGATCCCAGGCGGCGGCGAGCGCAGCGTCGTCGTAGAGCAGACCGACCCAAAAGGCCGGCAATGCGTTCAGCATCTCGACCGGGCCGGCATCGGCGCCGCGCATCTCGATATAGCGCTTCAGCCGCGCCTCCGGGAACAGCGTTCCAAGGTGATTGACCCAGTCCGACATGGTGGCCCGCTGACCGGGCAATTGCTGGAGCTTGCCGGCGAGCAGGTCGCGGAAGGAGGCGCCAGCGACGTCGTGATAGGTGTCGCCGCGCTTGACGAAATACAGGGGAACGTCGAGCGCCCAATCGACATAGCCTTCGTAGGACATGCCCTCGTCGAAAGCGAAGGGCAGCATGCCCGAGCGGGCATTATCGGTGTCGCGCCAGATCTCGGAGCGCATTGACTGGAAGCCGTTGAGCTGCCCTTCGCTGAACGGCGAGGCGGCGAAGAGCGCCGCCGCCAGCGGCTGCAGCGCGAGCGAGACCCGCAGCTTGCGCACCATGTCGGCCTCGCTGGCGAAGTCGAGATTGACCTGGACCGTGCAGGTCCGGAACATCATGTCGAGGCCGCGCGTGCCGACCTTCGGCATATAGTTCTTCATGATCGTATAGCGCCGCTTCGGCATCATCGGCGTCTGTTCGCGCGTCCAGAGCGGCGAGTGCCCGAGCGAGAGAAAGCCGATGCCGTGCGGCTCGGCGACCGCCTTCAGATCGGCGAGATGCTGGTCGAGTTCGCGCGCCGTCTCATGCACGTTTGCAAGCGGCGCCCCTGACAATTCGAACTGACCGCCCGGCTCGAGCGAGATCGCGCCGCCGCCATCGGGACCGGCGAGGCCGATGATGTGGCCGGCATCGAGGATCGGCTCCCAGCCAAGGCGCTCCTGCATGCCTTCGAGCAATTGCCGGATGCCGCCGCTGCGGCCCGCCGCCGCGCCCTCATAGGGAACCGGGCTGAGATCGTCGGTGTAGAACGGGAATTTCTCGTGCTCGGTGCCGAGCTTGAATTCGGAGGCCGGTTTCTCGCCCTGCGCGATCCAGCCGATGAGTTCGGCCTTCGAGCTGATCGGCGTGGAATCGGATACGTCGCGGGCCATGGGCGCTCCGGCATGCGTGTCCCGGCGCGCCGCCTGCCCTTTCAGGCAGCTGGAGAACGCTCCGGGTCGAACTGTGCAGCATGACAGGCAGGGGCGGACGCCCCGCCGCGCCATGCGCTGAGGAGCGCCAGACATAGGCGAGCCGCGACAATCCGACAACGACCGTCAGCGCGTGTCGGCGCGCCTGGACCTTGCACGGATGCATGCACGTCACGAATGCGTCAGGCGGCGCCACGCAGCAGGTTCGCCCCTTTCGGCACAAGTCCGTCATCGTCGGCACGCGTCTGCGCAGCAATCCAGTCGGTGACGGCGATGAGTCCGGCAGTCTGACCGCCGGCGCCGGCACGCGCCTCCTCGAAGATCGCGAGCTGCATGTCGGCGCTGGTGCCTCCGGCAACGATCGTGCGGCAATGGGCGAGATCAAGGGCACAGCCGAGCGCGACGGCATCCTCGTCGAGCAATTCCAGCACCTCGTCCAGCACCTGCCCGACCGGGATCATGGCGCGGCGCTTCTCGCAGACGAAGCCACCATGCATGCCGTAGCGCTGGGCCCGCCAGATGTTCTCTCCGGCGAGGGCGCGCGAGGCGGCGGTCAGATCGGCGTTGAGCCCGGGCTTGCGGGCGAGATGGCACACGAGGCAGCGACAAAGCGCGGCGATGGCGAGCGTGTCGTCAAGCCGCGTGCAGCTGTCGGCGACGCGCAGCTCCAGCGTCGGATGCTTCTGGGACGAGCGGATCGCCCACCAGATGAAGCTGGAATCGCGCATCGCGCCCGATGCCACCATGGTGTCGACATAGGTCCGATAATCGGCGGCGCTGGTGAAGAGCTCCGGCAGGCCGGTGCGCGGCAGCTCCGCATAGGCGCAGAGCCGATAGCCCATCAGCCCGGTGCGGCGCCCCTGCCAGAACGGCGAGGAGGTCGATAGGGCAAGCAGCAGCGGCAGAAAGGGCAGCATCCGGACCATGATCGAGATGCGCT is drawn from Bosea sp. Tri-49 and contains these coding sequences:
- a CDS encoding glutamate--cysteine ligase, producing the protein MARDVSDSTPISSKAELIGWIAQGEKPASEFKLGTEHEKFPFYTDDLSPVPYEGAAAGRSGGIRQLLEGMQERLGWEPILDAGHIIGLAGPDGGGAISLEPGGQFELSGAPLANVHETARELDQHLADLKAVAEPHGIGFLSLGHSPLWTREQTPMMPKRRYTIMKNYMPKVGTRGLDMMFRTCTVQVNLDFASEADMVRKLRVSLALQPLAAALFAASPFSEGQLNGFQSMRSEIWRDTDNARSGMLPFAFDEGMSYEGYVDWALDVPLYFVKRGDTYHDVAGASFRDLLAGKLQQLPGQRATMSDWVNHLGTLFPEARLKRYIEMRGADAGPVEMLNALPAFWVGLLYDDAALAAAWDLVKRWSAQERQQLRDTVPKAGLNARIGTRALRELAREVVELSRAGLARRARLDAQGRDETQYLDPIVAIAQSGRTLAERLAVREQGAWSGKVEPVFPELAF
- a CDS encoding Flp family type IVb pilin; amino-acid sequence: MERFSALVLDFLRDRRGATALEYGFIAFLISIAAVATIREIGPSLAAKYAAVLPGLQ
- a CDS encoding carboxylate-amine ligase — protein: MVSSAYRFGVEEEYFLSDAESRGVVRKIAPHFIEAAQAVFPNELQREMLQSQIEVATPVCENMAQARLSLRRLRSDLAKLAREHQMLLLACGTHPSAVWARQRATEAKRYDGIMRDLQMLGSRNQLCGLHVHVEVPDEEQRISIMVRMLPFLPLLLALSTSSPFWQGRRTGLMGYRLCAYAELPRTGLPELFTSAADYRTYVDTMVASGAMRDSSFIWWAIRSSQKHPTLELRVADSCTRLDDTLAIAALCRCLVCHLARKPGLNADLTAASRALAGENIWRAQRYGMHGGFVCEKRRAMIPVGQVLDEVLELLDEDAVALGCALDLAHCRTIVAGGTSADMQLAIFEEARAGAGGQTAGLIAVTDWIAAQTRADDDGLVPKGANLLRGAA